CTACTGATCTACATTGTGACACTGGCTGGGAACATCCTCATTGCAGcactagttgtggctgatcagcaccttcatacccccatgtacttcttcctggggattttgtcctgcttggagatctgctacacctccaccatcctgcccagggagctggccagtctcctgactggggacagaaccatttctgttaGTGGTTGTTTTGTACAGTATTATTTCTTTGCTGGCCTGGCAGCTGCAGAATGTTACCTCTTATCtgtgatgtcttatgatcggtatttagcgatatgtaAACCACTGCATTATGGAACTGTTATGAATGGCAAGTTTTGCCTCCAGTTAGCAGCAGGGTCTTGCATCATTGCCTTTGTGGTTGTCACCATATTAATATGTTTGATGTCACAATTAAGTTTTTGTAGCCCCAGTAAAATTGATCATTTCTTTTGTGACTTCACCCCAGTGGTCCAACTGTCCTGCGGTGATACCTACTTGATAGAACTTGTTGCTTTCTGTTTTGCTTCCATAGATATCTTTCCCCCATTTTTATTAACCCTGACATCCTATATCTATATCATAGCCAGTATCATTAGAATCCCATCCACTACTGGGAAGCAAAGggcattttccacctgctcctctcacctgatTGTCGTTACAACCTTCTACGGGACCCTAATCATGGTGTATGTTGTACCAAAAACACATACACTGAGAAACTTgaacaaagtgttctctgtcttctacacagtcctgactccAATGGtcaaccccctcatctacagcctgagaaacaaagaggtcaaGGAGGCTTTGAGGAAATCTCTCAATAGATTTGTGGCTTTTGTGAGAATTTGGTGACACTGAGCTAACTCATTTAGGTTACACTAAAAGGTGATACCCCGAGCTGTGTTTTTGAGTCTAAAAGGCAGTCACTTAATGTCTTGTCCCCTGTCATAGGCCTGGCCATTTTGGTTCACTCTTAAGAAACCACTGAAATCAAAGCCATCTGTGTCTGCGGCTTTCATTTGTTCATAGATCCATATATttaaaagccagaaggaaccactatgagcatctaatctaacctccCATATAAAACAGGCCAGAGAGTCTCACTCAATGATCCCTACATCCCAAGAAACTGGTGTGCAACTAAAGCATGGAtccggagctgctctgtaataatttagtAATGTCATATGTTCCTGGTTACTGAGACTGTTTTCTGTATGACAATATGGGGTTAACTCAACAGGCAACTGCCTTCAAAAAAATACAGGCAGGAAGGAAAAGATAAGCCACCTTTCCACCAACCCTTAAGGGACAATGCCAAAGTTATTAACTTTGATGATTTTGGCTTGATCTCCTACTGAGCCTACAGGACTGTTTTGAGATGGCTCGAAGGCCTGTGAAAATAGAAGATCGAAAGAACTGCAGCAGGTCCTAAGGATTCCTCTATTAATAGTGGATAGTAATTTAAGGGGAATCAGAGTAATATACATAACACCACAGTGCGGGCATCTAAAGAAGCTAGGTATTCCTAGGTCAATAGTAGGGCTGGTAGGGCTTTAGAAAAGACACACGTGCATATAGCCTAGATCCCATTGATTTACaataggacttaagcacataAATCACTTCAGCGTTTTGAACATTTTATCCATAGTCTATATCATTATTGCATTTGGATATTGGAATACTACATATGTCAGCTTCCCAAAAGCTACCATTTTGTGTGGGATGCTTCTTTGAAAGCATCTTCTTGTTGTCATCTCTTTCCCTGAAGGGAATTGGTTTGTTTGCTTCAGCTCTTGAGGACGAATAAGGTTATCTCTATATTTCTCACTACAAAACAAAGAAGACAATTGTTCTTCCTAGCTAACCACACAGACATACCTAAATCTAAATCTAAAACACGTTAACAATGTTGTGCATCCAAAGCTTTGCTAGCAACAATCCCCACTGATCCTTATTTGCGTCTCTCATAATTGCACTGTTTTTCAAAACAATAATTCACGAAATACTACATGGGGAGAACATGAAATATAGTGATGAATCATGATTTTAATTATTGGAAGGATATTTGTCTATGTTATAATGGGTGGACGGAATGAAAATGTAACAGTATGTACAATGTCACTGATACAGGTCGGATTCTGACCTTAGTTAGACTGATGGAAACAGGAGGGAAAGGCTTTGACTTCAGAGATCCATATTCAGGTggaattgagatcagaatctgatgcTAAATGCACTTAAATTGATGAGATGGCTGATCCtttcccatccctcaccccccactgcccctaatgcccattatacagtatagccgccccttccctgcccccaccctctgctgcccctagtgcccattatacagtatagccgccctttcctcaccctctgctcccccctagtgcccattatacagtatagctgccccttcccacccctcaccctctgctgctccagtgcccattatacagtatagctgccccttccccatcatTACCCTCTGTTGCTCCCTATTAAACATTCCACAATAATAATTTAGGTGAACCCAAGCTGTCAAACTTTTTCATGCACTCAGGCAAACTTTTCCATACCCCCGTCAAACATTTCACACCCCTCTTAGCATGCCCCCGGCCAATCAGTGCTAAGGTTGTGGCATAAATCCCACCCCAAGCATGTGTTGGGAGGTACAGGCAGGCCTTTTGGTGGCAATTTTTCCTCTCCCCTAGGCCAATCAACGTTGAGATGGGTCCAGGAATCACACCCCTCAACATATGCCGAGACCTCTCCCCAAAAGCCAAGCACCTTAGGTGTATGTTTTTATTTCTTGCCTGAACCATCCTGAACCACTTGCCCTAACCCCCACTGAGAAGCAGTGAATCAAAAACATTTGTGCAGAAAACCCCATTGAAGAACCAGGCCAACGTGATATGGGATTAACAAATTATTCCATATCTGTCACACCCAGCATGTGTTCCAACTCTCCTAACTTTCAGTCCCATGATTTGGTCAATGGGCCAGGCTCTGTCCAGTGGGCAGTAGATTCAAAGCATGTGatcttggtcccattgaagtcaaagccaAGACACAACTTCACCTGTCAATTTTAACAGTAGAAAGGAACCTTACGAGGCTGTAGAATTTCACTAAGTGATTCCTACGTCAAACATCTGGGTGAGTATATCTGCAAGGAGATCTCTCATCTTGCAATAACTTTCCTACTAACAGCTAGATTTGGCTAAGGATTTGAGGCTGGCATTTCCTGACCTCAAAGCAAGAGCCTTgtatttagatcagtggttttcaaccttttttttttcatttacacacccctaaaaatgtttgaatggaggtgtgaccccttttgaaaatcttagacatagtctgtggacccccaggagtccacggaccacagtttgaaaaccagtgTTTTAGACCACCACGCCACTTGCTGAATGCTTGCTGAAGTATATGCTGGCTTGAGCTGGTGAATTGTAATGTGCAGAATAGAGAGAAGATTTTATGTTTGTGCTGTGTGTgtcattttgttttgcttgttgaCCTTTTTCAGTCTTGATTTCTCTGCTGCCACAACTGATGTCTGAAAATTAATGCACATAACTGCAGATATTATGAGAATTGCATTAACTGAaaggaaagacagacagacaacaaATAAGTGAtatatttgtctttgtttttgtttcattatAATGGAAATATTAGTCAAAATATTAAAATGCTACATAGACAAGCACCATGGACATCCATCAGGTAAATGATCTTTTCATCGAGTTTTATATTTTAGCACCTTCAGCCCTAGAATGGATCTTGTCTGTTGCAATCTTGGTCAGATTTACCTACTCCGTTTCAGATCCTCCACATTGTGGGGCTCATTATTTAGCCTCCTCTGCACCCCgagacccccactgccccccacaaaccaCCCCATGTACCCCACAGGTGATAAGAGAAGCAAATACCTGCCCTAAAGTCGATGCAGCTGTCTGAGAACTCAGTACATCCCGACATTCTCTTATGGTGGTGCCAGATGGTTTGAGTGTTCATCAACCTAGATGCAGCCCAACCAGACTATTTAAAACATAAGGATTAATTCTCATTTAATGAAGCCCATCTGATGTCTTCTGATCACCATGGACCAGCCAATCAGCCGGTTTaaccagcatagctccattgacttctgtggagacCTGGTGAGAATTTGGTCCAATGAATTTACTGAGGGCTTTTCTGAGGGCCTCCttgacctctttgtttctcaggctgtagataaGGGGGTTGGCCAGAGCTAGAGGTGTCCTAAATAGTGCTTCCTGGCTAATAAATCGAGACTCATTATTCCAATGCATTAAAACATGAGAATGCAAGATACTTAGAGCAAAATTTTCTCAGGgcctccttgacctctctgtttctcaggctgtagatgagagGATTGGCCAGGGGAGTCAGGACAGTGTAGAAGATGGAGAACACTTTGTTCAGCTCTCTCAGAGTACTGTTTTTTGGCATCACATAGACTATAATTATAGTGCCATAAAAAATTGTGACCATggtgaggtgagaggagcaggtggaaaaggccttttgcctcccgCTGGTGGAAGGGATCCTTAGAATGCTCACCATGATGCAAACATAGGATGTCATGGTTAACAGAAATGGGATCAGGGTTTCCATGGAAGAAAGAATCAGGGTCACCAGGGTGGTCAGGCTGAtgtcactgcaggagagtttAATCATTGGGGTGAAATcgcaaaagaaatggtcaatttcatttggGCCACAGAAAGTTAATTTTGACACCAAAAATGTCATTATTGTACTGCCCAGAAATCCACTGATCCAAGACCCAGACACCAGCCAGAGGCAGTTCCTACCATTCATGCAGATGGCATATTGCAGTGGTTTGCATATTGCTagataccgatcataagacatcgctGCTAGCAGGTAACATTCTGTAGCTGCCAGGAAACCAAAAAAATGAAGTTGCGTGATGCAGCTGCTAACAGAAATGGTTCTTTCCCCAGTCAGCAtactggccagcatcctgggaaGGATTGTGGAACTGTAgaaggtctccaagcaggacaagttccacaggaagaagtacatgggggtatgAAGGCGTCGATTAGCCATAACTAGGGCAATGATGAGAATGTTCCCAGCCATGGTCCCAATGTAGATCGCTAGGAACAACAGGAAGAGAAGAACTTGCACTTCAGGGATATTCCccaatcccaggaggatgaattctcTGATCAACGTCTGATTTCCCCACTTTCTTTCCTCCATTCAATGCAGCAACCTCAATAAAGAAAAGTAATAACAATATACAAATATACCAGAATAACTAGAATCAATATTCAGCCAGTTCACCTTCAAATGGCCAAGAAGCAAactcagtcccccaccccactcttccAGGACTAAGttaataatcattttaaaatgtcgTAAGGAAACAGGAATGTAACAATTTCCACACCACATCAGGCGATAGTTTCTTATTGTCTTGTATGTTGTCTCCATCAGTAGCCAGAAGCCGATTCTATAGATGagcatgtaaaagaagcagtgagaggcaaataggcatcctttaaaaagtggaagttaaatcttagtgaagaaaatagaaaggatggagcataaactctggcaagtgaagtgtaaaaatataattaggaaggccaaaaaagaatttgaagaacagcaagccaaagactcaaaaagtaatagccattttttttaagtacatcagaagcaggaagcctgctaaacaaccagtg
This DNA window, taken from Emys orbicularis isolate rEmyOrb1 chromosome 12, rEmyOrb1.hap1, whole genome shotgun sequence, encodes the following:
- the LOC135886295 gene encoding olfactory receptor 6N1-like, which encodes MADMELGNETAGKEFILLGFGKLPELKSFLFLLFLLIYIVTLAGNILIAALVVADQHLHTPMYFFLGILSCLEICYTSTILPRELASLLTGDRTISVSGCFVQYYFFAGLAAAECYLLSVMSYDRYLAICKPLHYGTVMNGKFCLQLAAGSCIIAFVVVTILICLMSQLSFCSPSKIDHFFCDFTPVVQLSCGDTYLIELVAFCFASIDIFPPFLLTLTSYIYIIASIIRIPSTTGKQRAFSTCSSHLIVVTTFYGTLIMVYVVPKTHTLRNLNKVFSVFYTVLTPMVNPLIYSLRNKEVKEALRKSLNRFVAFVRIW
- the LOC135886296 gene encoding olfactory receptor 5P68-like, coding for MEERKWGNQTLIREFILLGLGNIPEVQVLLFLLFLAIYIGTMAGNILIIALVMANRRLHTPMYFFLWNLSCLETFYSSTILPRMLASMLTGERTISVSSCITQLHFFGFLAATECYLLAAMSYDRYLAICKPLQYAICMNGRNCLWLVSGSWISGFLGSTIMTFLVSKLTFCGPNEIDHFFCDFTPMIKLSCSDISLTTLVTLILSSMETLIPFLLTMTSYVCIMVSILRIPSTSGRQKAFSTCSSHLTMVTIFYGTIIIVYVMPKNSTLRELNKVFSIFYTVLTPLANPLIYSLRNREVKEALRKFCSKYLAFSCFNALE